A stretch of the Archangium violaceum genome encodes the following:
- a CDS encoding aminotransferase class V-fold PLP-dependent enzyme — MDESPFRSYWSLDPEVTFLNHGSYGACPTRVLEEQSRLRARMEAEPVRFLHRELEALADAARASLGAFLDADPDDLAFINNATTGVNTVLQSLRFAPGDELLTTDHEYNASKNALDFVASRWGVKVVVAKLPWPVPSPQAVVDAVLAHVTERTRLLLIDHITSQTALVLPVATLVHAMRERGVETLVDGAHGPGQVPLSLRQLGAAYYTGNCHKWLCAPKGAAFLYVRRDLQPGIRPVVISHGYNSRREDRSQFRLDFDWLGTNDPTPFLCIPKVLEVMGGMQPGGWPEVMASNRAKALAARAFLCQRLGVAPQCPEDMVGSMATVPLPDGFPARPSVLGLDPLQDRLLFEHRIEVPITPWPRPPHRHVRVSAQLYNSHAEYQRLAEALGALLG, encoded by the coding sequence ATGGATGAGTCTCCCTTCCGCTCCTACTGGTCGCTCGATCCCGAGGTGACCTTCCTCAACCACGGTTCCTACGGCGCCTGCCCCACGCGGGTGCTCGAGGAGCAGTCCCGGCTGCGCGCCCGCATGGAGGCCGAGCCGGTGCGCTTCCTCCACCGGGAGCTCGAGGCCCTGGCCGACGCGGCCCGTGCCTCGCTCGGGGCCTTCCTGGACGCGGACCCGGATGACCTCGCGTTCATCAACAACGCCACCACGGGCGTCAACACGGTGCTCCAGTCGCTGCGCTTCGCCCCAGGCGACGAGCTGCTCACCACGGACCACGAGTACAACGCATCCAAGAACGCGCTCGACTTCGTGGCCAGCCGCTGGGGCGTGAAAGTGGTGGTGGCGAAGCTGCCCTGGCCCGTGCCATCACCGCAGGCCGTGGTGGACGCGGTGCTCGCCCATGTCACCGAGCGCACCCGACTGCTGCTCATCGACCACATCACGAGCCAGACGGCCCTGGTGCTTCCCGTGGCCACGCTCGTGCACGCGATGCGAGAGCGGGGCGTGGAGACACTCGTGGATGGCGCCCACGGACCCGGGCAGGTGCCCCTGTCCCTGCGCCAGCTCGGCGCCGCGTATTACACCGGCAACTGCCACAAGTGGCTGTGCGCGCCCAAGGGAGCGGCCTTCCTCTACGTACGCAGGGATCTGCAGCCGGGCATCCGCCCCGTCGTCATCAGCCACGGGTACAACTCGCGGCGCGAGGACCGCTCCCAGTTCCGCCTGGACTTCGACTGGCTCGGGACGAACGATCCCACCCCCTTCCTCTGCATCCCCAAGGTCCTGGAGGTGATGGGCGGCATGCAGCCCGGCGGCTGGCCCGAGGTGATGGCCTCCAACCGGGCCAAGGCGCTCGCGGCTCGCGCCTTCCTGTGCCAGCGGCTCGGGGTCGCGCCCCAGTGCCCCGAGGACATGGTGGGCTCCATGGCCACCGTACCCCTCCCGGACGGCTTCCCGGCACGGCCCTCGGTGCTCGGGTTGGATCCACTCCAGGACCGGCTCCTCTTCGAGCACCGCATCGAGGTCCCCATCACCCCCTGGCCCCGGCCCCCGCACCGTCACGTGCGCGTGTCGGCCCAGCTCTACAACTCGCACGCGGAGTACCAACGATTGGCGGAGGCTTTGGGGGCGCTTCTGGGCTGA
- a CDS encoding Ppx/GppA phosphatase family protein — protein MPRYATIDVGTNSVLLLVADRQPDGRFQAVQERAEITRLGRGVDKSRRLSPEGMEATLQVLSDFATEARNLGAEAIAVSATSAARDAENGAEFLSAARARAGVTVEIISGELEAQLSFTSAYADFGRQASGPLVVVDIGGGSTEFIYGDTQGRVSFRHSFDVGSVRMTERYVHADPLTAEDRARVESHLRETFSSMPSCPPGAQLVGIAGTVTTLFAVQHAIDPYDSERVHGGTLTLVQLEALADKLCRLPLAERQKLPGLQPKRADVIPAGALILLEGLRALGLARCLVSDRGLRWGLLAHRFGAPLS, from the coding sequence ATGCCTCGTTACGCCACCATCGATGTGGGGACCAACTCGGTCCTCCTGCTCGTCGCCGACCGCCAGCCCGATGGCCGCTTCCAGGCCGTTCAGGAGCGCGCCGAAATCACCCGCCTGGGCCGCGGCGTGGACAAGAGCCGCCGCCTCTCACCCGAGGGCATGGAGGCCACCCTCCAGGTGCTCTCCGATTTCGCCACCGAGGCGCGCAACCTGGGCGCGGAGGCCATCGCCGTGTCCGCCACCAGCGCCGCGCGCGACGCGGAGAACGGCGCCGAGTTCCTCTCCGCCGCCAGGGCCCGCGCCGGTGTCACGGTGGAGATCATCTCCGGCGAGCTGGAGGCGCAGCTGTCCTTCACCTCGGCGTACGCGGACTTCGGGCGTCAGGCCTCCGGGCCGCTGGTGGTGGTGGACATCGGCGGCGGCTCCACCGAGTTCATCTACGGCGACACGCAGGGCCGCGTGTCCTTCCGGCACAGCTTCGACGTGGGCTCGGTGCGCATGACCGAGCGCTACGTGCACGCGGATCCACTGACGGCCGAGGACCGGGCCCGCGTGGAGTCGCACCTGCGCGAGACGTTCTCCTCGATGCCCTCCTGCCCTCCGGGCGCGCAGCTCGTGGGCATCGCCGGCACGGTGACGACGCTCTTCGCCGTGCAGCACGCCATCGATCCGTATGACTCCGAGCGTGTGCACGGTGGCACCCTCACGCTCGTGCAGTTGGAGGCGCTGGCGGACAAGCTGTGCCGGCTGCCCCTCGCCGAGCGCCAGAAGCTACCCGGCCTCCAGCCCAAGCGCGCGGACGTGATTCCCGCCGGAGCACTCATCCTGCTCGAGGGCCTGCGGGCACTCGGGCTCGCGCGCTGCCTCGTGAGCGACCGAGGCCTGCGCTGGGGCCTGCTCGCGCACCGTTTCGGAGCCCCCCTCTCATGA
- a CDS encoding NADH:flavin oxidoreductase/NADH oxidase → MSSLLFTPLTLRGVTFRNRIAVSPMCQYSSEDGFANDWHFVHLGTRAVGGAGLIIFEATAVEDIGRISPQDLGLWKDEHIAPLERIVRFIHEHGAIAGIQLAHAGRKASTKRPWEGGGPIAPDEKNGWKTVAPSAVPFDEGYSEPEALDDAGIQRVLRAFVAAAERARTAGFRQLEIHAAHGYLLHEFLSPLSNRRTDRYGGSFENRVRLTREVVQAVRKSWPEELPLFVRFSCSDWVEGGWTLEDTVALSKLMKEDGADLIDCSSGAIVPGVKIPAGPGYQTPFAERIRKEAGIPTGAVGFIRSAFQADHILRTEQADMVILARELLRNPYWPLHAARELHAEVAWPPQYERAQD, encoded by the coding sequence ATGAGCAGCCTGCTGTTCACCCCGCTGACCCTGCGCGGGGTGACGTTCAGGAACCGCATCGCCGTCTCACCCATGTGCCAGTACTCGAGCGAGGACGGCTTCGCGAACGACTGGCACTTCGTCCACCTGGGCACCCGGGCCGTCGGAGGCGCGGGGTTGATCATCTTCGAGGCCACCGCCGTCGAGGACATCGGGCGCATCTCGCCGCAGGACCTCGGCCTCTGGAAGGACGAGCACATCGCGCCGCTCGAGCGCATCGTGCGCTTCATCCACGAGCACGGCGCCATCGCGGGAATCCAGCTCGCGCACGCGGGGCGCAAGGCGTCCACGAAACGTCCCTGGGAGGGCGGGGGCCCCATCGCGCCCGACGAGAAGAATGGGTGGAAGACCGTCGCACCGAGCGCCGTTCCCTTCGATGAAGGCTATTCGGAGCCCGAGGCGCTCGATGACGCGGGCATCCAGCGTGTGCTCCGGGCCTTCGTCGCGGCCGCCGAGCGCGCGCGCACCGCGGGGTTCCGCCAGCTGGAGATCCACGCCGCACACGGCTACCTGCTGCACGAGTTCCTCTCGCCCCTGTCCAACCGCCGCACCGATCGCTACGGAGGCTCGTTCGAGAACCGCGTGCGGCTCACCCGCGAGGTGGTGCAGGCCGTGCGCAAGAGCTGGCCCGAGGAGCTCCCCCTCTTCGTGCGCTTCTCCTGCTCCGACTGGGTCGAGGGCGGCTGGACGCTCGAGGACACCGTCGCCCTCTCGAAGCTGATGAAGGAGGACGGAGCGGATCTCATCGACTGCTCCTCGGGCGCCATCGTTCCCGGGGTGAAGATTCCCGCGGGGCCCGGCTACCAGACTCCCTTCGCCGAGCGCATCCGCAAGGAGGCCGGTATCCCCACCGGCGCCGTGGGCTTCATCCGCTCCGCGTTCCAGGCGGATCACATCCTGCGCACGGAGCAGGCGGACATGGTCATCCTCGCGCGCGAGCTGTTGCGAAATCCGTACTGGCCCCTGCACGCGGCGCGCGAGCTCCACGCGGAGGTGGCGTGGCCGCCGCAGTACGAGCGCGCTCAGGACTGA
- a CDS encoding spinster family MFS transporter, translating into MSHPTAVAAPAPTATRTSHYALLILSLINLVNYLDRYIVTVALPYIKQDFQLTNTQAGYLGSFFMLVFMLASPVSGFLGDRLPRRYLVAAGVLLWSLATGASGLATTFFMLMVARAAVGIGEAGYGAVAPSIISDLFPREQRTRVLSFFYIAIPVGAAVGYGLGGWLSQAYSWHMAFFVGGAPGLVLGTMAFFMPEPQRGAMDGPEAKTKLPFLVGLKGLASNRAFWWTTTGYTLMTFAIGGLGYWLPTFLVSERGMSPGAAGFNSGAVTATAGLLGTIAGGWLGDKMDRRMEGGGLRMSGVGLLIAAPLMFLSTKVDSHAPMFAIIFLAQFFIFLNSGPINAAIVNGVPPAFRAFAMGLNVLFIHMLGDAISPTAIGKVADLSSLSFAIELNAVPVLLGGLALLMAGKLFKHVTA; encoded by the coding sequence ATGAGTCACCCCACCGCCGTGGCCGCCCCCGCTCCCACCGCCACGCGCACCAGCCACTACGCGCTGCTCATCCTCTCGCTCATCAACCTGGTCAACTACCTCGACCGGTACATCGTCACGGTCGCCCTGCCCTACATCAAACAGGACTTCCAGCTCACCAACACGCAGGCGGGCTACCTGGGCAGCTTCTTCATGCTGGTGTTCATGCTGGCCTCGCCGGTGAGCGGATTCCTCGGGGACCGCCTGCCGCGGCGCTACCTGGTGGCCGCTGGCGTGCTGCTGTGGAGCCTGGCGACGGGGGCCTCGGGCCTGGCCACCACCTTCTTCATGCTGATGGTGGCCCGGGCCGCCGTGGGCATCGGCGAGGCGGGGTACGGCGCGGTGGCCCCGTCCATCATCTCCGACCTCTTCCCGAGAGAGCAGCGCACGCGGGTGCTGTCCTTCTTCTACATCGCCATTCCCGTGGGAGCGGCGGTGGGGTACGGGCTGGGCGGGTGGCTGAGCCAGGCCTACTCGTGGCACATGGCCTTCTTCGTGGGCGGCGCGCCGGGCCTCGTGCTGGGCACCATGGCCTTCTTCATGCCCGAGCCCCAGCGCGGCGCCATGGATGGGCCCGAGGCGAAGACGAAGCTGCCCTTCCTCGTGGGCCTCAAGGGACTGGCGAGCAACAGGGCCTTCTGGTGGACCACGACGGGCTACACACTGATGACGTTCGCCATCGGAGGGCTCGGGTACTGGCTGCCCACCTTCCTCGTCAGCGAGCGCGGGATGTCCCCGGGCGCCGCGGGCTTCAACTCCGGCGCCGTCACCGCCACGGCGGGCCTGTTGGGGACGATCGCCGGAGGCTGGCTGGGCGACAAGATGGACCGGAGGATGGAGGGCGGTGGCCTGCGCATGTCGGGCGTGGGGCTGTTGATCGCGGCGCCCCTCATGTTCCTCTCGACGAAGGTGGACTCGCACGCGCCGATGTTCGCCATCATCTTCCTGGCGCAGTTCTTCATCTTCCTCAACAGCGGCCCCATCAACGCGGCCATCGTCAACGGCGTGCCCCCGGCGTTCCGCGCCTTCGCCATGGGCCTCAACGTGCTGTTCATCCACATGCTGGGCGACGCCATCTCGCCCACCGCCATCGGCAAGGTGGCCGACCTGAGCAGCCTGAGCTTCGCCATCGAGCTCAACGCCGTGCCGGTGCTGCTGGGCGGGCTCGCGCTGTTGATGGCCGGCAAACTGTTCAAGCACGTCACCGCCTGA